The Spirochaetota bacterium genome has a segment encoding these proteins:
- the accB gene encoding acetyl-CoA carboxylase biotin carboxyl carrier protein: MEKKTSSIPVDELEKLANMFKENNLEELVIETQDTFIRFSKSRKHITTAPQFMFPVQYQPQIVQQSTSTTSVSTSQTKQVKSSETKDPYADETKFHKVKSPINGTLYRSPSPGAEPFVKEGEHINAGQTLCIVEAMKAMNEIKSTVSGKLIKILKNNAEVVKSGDTLMIIEIV, translated from the coding sequence ATGGAGAAAAAGACATCTTCAATACCTGTTGATGAACTTGAAAAACTTGCAAATATGTTTAAGGAGAATAATCTTGAGGAACTTGTAATAGAAACTCAAGATACATTTATAAGGTTTTCAAAAAGTAGGAAGCATATTACAACAGCACCTCAGTTTATGTTTCCTGTTCAATACCAGCCACAGATTGTTCAGCAATCTACTTCTACTACTTCGGTATCTACTTCTCAGACTAAACAAGTAAAGTCGTCCGAGACGAAAGACCCTTACGCAGATGAAACAAAGTTCCATAAGGTCAAGTCCCCAATAAATGGAACTTTATATCGTTCTCCTTCTCCCGGTGCTGAACCTTTTGTTAAAGAAGGTGAGCACATTAATGCTGGTCAAACACTATGTATCGTAGAAGCTATGAAAGCAATGAACGAAATAAAATCAACAGTTTCTGGTAAATTGATTAAGATACTGAAGAACAACGCAGAAGTAGTGAAGTCAGGTGATACACTAATGATAATAGAGATAGTCTGA
- a CDS encoding ABC transporter permease: MKKIWYVFKKELTVYFTTPVAYISMLGFLAISGYLFHFYISYTRISDMSRVLSNMIIAGMLISPLLTMRLLSEEKKVGTYELLRTSPLKTYQIVIGKYLASLVIFLSGLLLTLMYVVIMLVYGKPDIGTIVSGYIGFTLTMSAFLSIGLLASSMSQNQMVSGIIGFALLFLLWFIDVLSGIVADDTISSILTEISFLNHYTNFLTGVIDIKDIAFFVFWIILSLTLTTKIVDLRAWRN; encoded by the coding sequence ATGAAAAAGATCTGGTATGTTTTCAAAAAAGAGCTAACAGTTTATTTTACAACCCCCGTTGCATACATATCAATGCTAGGATTTCTAGCGATATCCGGCTATCTATTCCATTTCTATATATCTTATACAAGAATATCCGATATGAGTAGAGTTTTGAGTAATATGATAATCGCAGGTATGCTAATATCACCACTTCTTACTATGAGACTATTGTCTGAAGAAAAAAAAGTTGGAACTTACGAACTTCTTAGAACATCGCCGCTTAAGACTTATCAGATTGTGATAGGAAAATATCTCGCTAGTTTGGTAATTTTTTTAAGTGGTCTGCTTCTTACATTGATGTATGTAGTGATAATGCTAGTGTATGGTAAGCCTGATATTGGAACGATCGTCTCTGGGTATATAGGTTTCACACTCACTATGAGTGCGTTTTTGTCAATAGGTCTTCTAGCATCATCAATGTCTCAGAATCAAATGGTTTCTGGTATAATAGGTTTTGCTCTTCTATTTCTACTTTGGTTTATTGATGTCTTGAGTGGAATAGTTGCTGATGATACTATCTCAAGTATTCTTACAGAAATTTCATTCCTTAACCATTACACTAACTTTTTAACTGGAGTAATTGATATAAAGGATATTGCTTTCTTTGTGTTTTGGATAATACTCTCATTAACACTGACGACAAAAATAGTAGATCTTAGAGCGTGGAGAAACTAG
- a CDS encoding polymer-forming cytoskeletal protein — MNDEITRIIKEEKLPVKKVNTIIGINTVFRGNFVVEGPLRIDGNYEGDVKSMDMIIVGSSGKVKGNIYGEVVVIGGGVKGNIFAIKEIILLSTAKVIGDLTSQKILIDEGARLKGRFNRVSSDKVSSIFSSEVIPYLQEERNNWSW; from the coding sequence ATGAATGATGAAATAACTAGAATAATTAAAGAAGAGAAACTACCTGTAAAGAAAGTAAATACCATTATTGGTATCAACACAGTTTTCAGAGGCAACTTCGTCGTAGAAGGACCACTCAGAATAGATGGGAATTACGAGGGGGATGTAAAATCAATGGATATGATAATAGTAGGATCAAGCGGCAAAGTTAAAGGCAATATATACGGTGAGGTTGTAGTAATAGGTGGTGGAGTTAAAGGAAATATATTTGCTATCAAAGAGATCATACTACTTAGCACTGCTAAAGTTATTGGAGACTTAACATCTCAGAAAATACTGATTGATGAAGGCGCAAGACTGAAAGGTAGGTTTAATAGAGTCTCATCCGATAAGGTGAGTAGTATTTTCTCATCCGAAGTCATACCTTACTTACAGGAGGAGAGAAACAACTGGAGCTGGTAG
- a CDS encoding TldD/PmbA family protein: MLELIKDEVSKVESEFCEIRYEVLSGTQIVVSETGVEEVSFRDNSGGAVRLIENGGLAFSSFNSIDRLRDIIKTTRTSVKTISSKSNVRLSSYQPVVNNIKTQYQIDPRTISLDDKVSLCNSYASILKSNPKVRSIRVRYLDYNLKKYYVNSEGSAIEMEFNYIGTTLVAYAVDGSNVQRAVESIARYGGYEVVNNLDTLAEEVSKRAVDLLYAEQVEGGTYNVIIDPRLAGVFAHEAFGHLSEADHVYGNNKLMEVMKLGRRFGPEFLNIIDDGNIPEFVGYTPYDDEGIPAQRTYLVKDGVLNARLHSRLTSKMMNEPLSGNARALSYEYPPIVRMTNTFIDNGDTPVEELFEKLGDGLYVIDFIGGQTNLEMFTFSAAYGYKVENGKKTKLMRDITLTGNVFETIKNISAIGNDLKLHSTMGGCGKSNQSPLPVSDGGPHILVNNILIGGRT, translated from the coding sequence ATGCTAGAACTTATAAAAGATGAGGTAAGCAAAGTTGAGAGTGAGTTTTGCGAGATCAGGTATGAGGTTTTGAGTGGGACACAGATAGTCGTATCAGAGACAGGTGTAGAAGAAGTATCTTTCAGAGATAATTCTGGCGGTGCAGTTAGGTTGATTGAAAACGGAGGGCTTGCATTCTCATCATTTAACTCTATTGACAGACTAAGAGATATAATAAAGACAACAAGAACATCTGTAAAGACAATTAGTTCCAAATCAAACGTTCGTCTCTCAAGTTATCAACCAGTTGTTAATAATATTAAAACACAATACCAAATTGATCCTAGAACTATATCTCTTGATGACAAAGTAAGTCTTTGTAATAGTTATGCTTCAATCCTTAAAAGTAATCCAAAAGTGAGGAGTATAAGAGTTCGCTACCTTGACTACAATCTCAAAAAATATTATGTGAATTCCGAAGGTAGCGCTATAGAGATGGAGTTTAATTACATTGGAACTACACTTGTTGCTTATGCTGTTGATGGAAGTAATGTTCAAAGAGCAGTTGAATCTATTGCTAGGTATGGTGGATATGAGGTTGTAAATAACCTTGATACTCTAGCGGAGGAAGTCTCAAAGCGTGCTGTAGACTTGCTATACGCAGAACAAGTTGAAGGTGGAACTTATAATGTTATCATTGATCCAAGACTCGCTGGTGTCTTCGCTCACGAGGCTTTTGGACACCTCTCCGAAGCAGACCATGTTTATGGCAATAATAAACTGATGGAAGTTATGAAACTAGGAAGAAGGTTTGGTCCAGAATTTCTCAACATAATTGATGACGGCAATATACCAGAGTTCGTCGGATACACACCTTACGACGATGAAGGGATACCAGCACAAAGAACTTACCTTGTGAAGGATGGTGTTCTTAACGCGAGACTCCACTCTAGACTTACTTCAAAGATGATGAACGAACCACTCTCAGGTAACGCAAGAGCACTATCTTACGAATACCCCCCAATCGTTAGGATGACTAATACTTTTATTGATAATGGAGATACTCCCGTTGAAGAACTCTTTGAAAAGCTTGGTGATGGGCTTTACGTTATAGACTTCATAGGAGGACAGACAAACCTTGAGATGTTCACATTTTCTGCTGCTTATGGATATAAGGTAGAAAATGGTAAAAAGACAAAACTCATGAGAGATATTACTCTTACGGGGAATGTGTTTGAGACAATAAAGAACATATCTGCTATAGGTAATGACCTTAAATTACACAGCACTATGGGAGGTTGTGGCAAATCAAATCAATCACCACTACCTGTAAGCGATGGGGGACCTCATATACTAGTTAATAACATCCTCATCGGAGGTAGAACATAA
- the recN gene encoding DNA repair protein RecN — translation MLESIRIKNYAIIDEVELEFGEGFNVFTGESGVGKSIIVDALGFCLGDKADQTIIRTGKDRTTVEAVFRITNSRIKSKIEQIGIQLEDDTVIVRREYDTSGRSKVMINSRTETISKLEELSDVLVDFHGQHQHQSLLKPKTHIDYLDAFGNFTKELQELSETYHKTLEIKKKLDELKEVVSQKESRMNFLKYVIDEIKNANLKEGEDQELEEKFKYITNYESLLKGLSEALESLDEGEISTISTLNRAIVSLRGIVRHNTSFDTVLNRLEDIMSEIRGVVSELSEFRDKLNITPEEVEYINQRLDVIRTLKRKYSKNSSEELLRYLKECEDEYSRMVTSDEEFEKLKKEYESYVDKLKKLCLDLSNKRMRKARELEDKVVEKLNLMGMEKSVFKIDFKYYKDENGLIEINNTRVDVNEKGIDRVEFLISLNPGEDVKPLRSVASGGEISRIMLAIKSVLADVSEVDMMVFDEIDVGIGGNTANIVGEIIKSISKKTQIIVITHLPQVASKATTHFKVEKLIQDNSTKVMVSKLKQEDRVYEIARMSGNQNEAGLKYAKELLGMR, via the coding sequence ATGCTTGAGAGTATAAGGATAAAAAACTATGCTATCATAGACGAAGTAGAACTTGAGTTTGGCGAAGGTTTTAATGTTTTCACAGGTGAGAGTGGTGTAGGTAAGTCTATCATTGTTGATGCTCTTGGGTTTTGTCTAGGAGATAAGGCTGATCAAACAATCATACGGACAGGTAAAGATAGAACGACAGTAGAGGCAGTTTTTAGGATCACAAATAGTAGAATCAAAAGCAAAATTGAACAGATAGGTATTCAACTAGAAGATGATACTGTAATAGTGCGACGAGAGTATGACACATCAGGAAGAAGCAAAGTTATGATAAATAGTAGAACAGAGACGATATCAAAACTTGAGGAACTTTCCGATGTTTTAGTTGACTTTCATGGACAACACCAGCATCAGAGTCTTCTCAAGCCCAAAACTCATATTGACTATCTTGACGCTTTTGGAAACTTTACAAAAGAACTTCAAGAACTTTCGGAGACATACCACAAAACTCTGGAGATAAAGAAGAAATTGGATGAGCTTAAGGAGGTTGTATCACAAAAAGAATCTAGAATGAACTTTCTTAAGTATGTCATTGATGAGATTAAAAATGCAAACCTAAAGGAGGGGGAAGACCAAGAGTTGGAAGAGAAGTTTAAATACATAACTAACTATGAAAGTTTGCTTAAAGGTTTGAGTGAAGCATTGGAGTCTTTGGATGAGGGTGAAATATCTACGATTTCAACACTGAACAGAGCCATAGTTAGCCTAAGGGGTATAGTTAGACACAATACTTCGTTTGATACTGTGCTAAATAGGTTAGAAGACATTATGTCAGAGATTAGGGGTGTAGTGTCGGAGTTAAGCGAATTTAGGGATAAACTCAACATAACTCCAGAAGAGGTTGAGTATATAAACCAACGTCTTGATGTTATTAGAACATTGAAGAGAAAGTATAGCAAAAACTCGTCAGAGGAACTTTTACGGTATCTGAAGGAGTGTGAGGATGAGTATTCAAGGATGGTAACAAGCGATGAGGAGTTTGAGAAACTAAAGAAAGAGTATGAAAGTTATGTAGATAAACTTAAGAAGTTGTGTTTAGACCTGTCTAACAAGAGAATGAGGAAAGCAAGGGAACTTGAGGATAAGGTGGTTGAGAAACTAAATCTTATGGGAATGGAAAAGTCTGTCTTTAAGATAGACTTTAAGTATTACAAGGATGAGAATGGGCTGATAGAGATAAATAATACGAGAGTTGATGTGAATGAGAAGGGTATTGATAGGGTTGAATTTCTTATATCTCTCAATCCTGGAGAGGATGTCAAACCACTTAGGAGTGTTGCTTCTGGGGGTGAAATATCTAGAATAATGCTTGCGATAAAGAGTGTCCTTGCTGATGTTTCGGAAGTTGATATGATGGTATTTGATGAGATAGATGTCGGGATAGGGGGTAATACTGCTAATATAGTTGGTGAGATAATAAAGAGTATATCTAAGAAGACGCAGATTATTGTAATAACTCACCTACCTCAGGTTGCTTCAAAGGCTACTACTCACTTCAAGGTTGAGAAGTTAATTCAGGACAATTCAACCAAGGTTATGGTGAGCAAACTCAAACAGGAAGACAGAGTTTATGAAATAGCAAGAATGTCAGGTAATCAAAACGAAGCGGGCTTGAAGTATGCGAAGGAACTTCTAGGTATGAGGTAA
- the dapB gene encoding 4-hydroxy-tetrahydrodipicolinate reductase, with amino-acid sequence MIKVLIHGCSGRMGTTNVRVFSQDKDIQIVGGIVEEGNPTIGKDIGEVAGIGKIGVSISSRIEDYISNCDVIVDFSTPLVTDNLIDNALKYNKKLVIGTTGLSNETLKKLKSASKEIAIVQSPNFSVGVNLMVELVRKATMVLGDDFDIEIIEIHHNKKKDAPSGTALKLLEAIREVRPEYEVVFGREGIVDERKKKEIGIFAVRGGDVVGEHNVMFLGYGERIEIIHKATSRETFSKGALRATKFVYTKQNGLYSMKDVLGI; translated from the coding sequence ATGATAAAAGTCTTGATTCACGGTTGTAGTGGAAGAATGGGAACAACGAATGTTAGAGTATTCAGTCAGGATAAAGACATTCAGATAGTCGGAGGAATCGTTGAGGAAGGAAACCCAACTATAGGAAAAGACATCGGTGAAGTTGCAGGCATTGGCAAAATAGGAGTCAGTATCTCATCAAGAATAGAAGACTATATATCCAATTGTGATGTAATAGTTGATTTTTCTACTCCTCTGGTTACCGACAATCTAATTGATAATGCTCTTAAATACAACAAGAAACTCGTAATAGGAACTACAGGATTATCAAACGAAACACTCAAGAAACTAAAATCAGCTTCAAAAGAGATTGCAATCGTCCAAAGTCCAAACTTTAGCGTTGGAGTTAATTTAATGGTAGAACTTGTTAGAAAAGCAACTATGGTATTGGGAGACGATTTTGACATTGAGATAATAGAAATACACCACAACAAGAAAAAGGATGCTCCTTCAGGAACGGCTTTAAAGTTACTAGAGGCTATCAGAGAAGTCAGACCCGAATACGAAGTGGTCTTCGGAAGAGAAGGAATAGTTGATGAAAGGAAGAAGAAGGAGATAGGTATATTCGCAGTGAGAGGCGGTGATGTAGTTGGAGAGCATAATGTTATGTTTTTAGGTTATGGCGAGAGGATTGAGATAATTCACAAGGCAACCTCAAGAGAGACCTTTTCAAAAGGAGCACTAAGAGCAACAAAGTTCGTCTATACCAAACAGAATGGACTATACTCAATGAAGGATGTTTTAGGTATTTAA
- a CDS encoding ComF family protein — translation MRLFLDSYCINCGAELEYRNINIGICSKCISNISKINIQNACRKCGLPDSRDNCYFCQNHKLIVKRNISLFTYEGIIRDLIYDIKFDNQKDKVRTLNAITDDVMLDEIFEDEIDLVVPVPTSLKSLLKRGFDLVKLVFKPITKSNRKPFLNLLGRKLLHKEQKKLSKEEREKLVREQFYIRKLTNLTHKNVLIVDDVFTTGSTINACANLIMSLKPKSLYSLTLVRVLES, via the coding sequence GTGCGTCTGTTTCTTGACTCGTATTGTATAAATTGCGGTGCTGAATTAGAGTATAGAAATATAAATATCGGTATATGTTCAAAATGTATTTCAAACATTTCAAAAATAAATATTCAAAATGCTTGCAGAAAGTGTGGATTACCAGATAGCAGGGATAACTGTTATTTCTGTCAAAACCATAAACTAATTGTGAAAAGAAACATATCACTATTCACCTATGAAGGGATAATAAGAGACCTAATATACGATATTAAATTTGACAACCAGAAGGATAAAGTTAGAACCTTGAATGCTATTACTGATGATGTAATGTTGGATGAGATTTTTGAAGATGAGATAGATCTGGTAGTTCCTGTTCCTACCTCTCTCAAATCTCTCCTAAAGAGAGGCTTTGACCTAGTAAAACTTGTTTTCAAACCTATAACAAAAAGTAATAGAAAACCCTTTCTAAACCTTCTAGGTAGGAAACTCCTTCACAAAGAACAGAAAAAACTCTCAAAAGAAGAAAGAGAAAAACTAGTTAGGGAACAGTTTTACATTAGGAAACTAACAAACTTAACCCACAAGAATGTGCTTATAGTAGATGATGTTTTCACAACAGGTAGCACGATAAATGCTTGTGCTAACTTGATAATGTCTTTAAAACCTAAGTCATTGTATTCTTTAACACTAGTAAGAGTTTTAGAATCGTGA
- a CDS encoding DUF115 domain-containing protein has protein sequence MEVSIEIAKDGNPILKVKVSNDEFYLSSKYFPFKDAEKVSKSITIDNNILLFLGISNPYLIYSISRLYPDKEVVVVEPSDKIFNLVMSDRRLSRLLDNSNIRKLLVRTEEEFKEILSNLSYFNYYIHPQYRIIFDFIPRWEKSIKDAIRNLEINRNTLRRFGKVWLKNFITSFPYALNSKPVSSVFGVFSGMDVVVVGAGPSLDDNIQLLKELYSRSVVISVDTVWSYLVSNHIIADFVITVDPQVRNFIYTILNKSYDKTIFVADTLYPSLLYNFIPYQNIITFDSPMKVWQTIAREFNVSKGEIMVGGSVICSAIDFANRLGADRIILVGSDFSFPNKKVYSKGNYYELSHFLSSDIFSPYDQWKILSRYPLLERVSKEGRNVFTDPRMITFKEWIEKYIQTNKIRLVNLSREGLLISDETTEDIFQGSISRREEIEKLKGDLISLDSNINAKEVVEYIHMVIRRVMDIFHKSGIYGVVDELGRNEFLKDLLEIGLQEILLREYSEDEFLKVLEDQVLYIERLYYKVY, from the coding sequence ATGGAAGTTTCAATAGAGATTGCGAAAGATGGCAATCCGATACTGAAAGTAAAGGTTAGTAATGATGAGTTCTATCTCTCATCAAAATATTTTCCTTTCAAGGATGCCGAAAAGGTCTCAAAGAGTATAACTATTGACAATAATATACTACTCTTTCTAGGTATCTCTAATCCTTACCTTATATATTCAATATCTAGACTTTACCCCGATAAAGAAGTTGTTGTAGTAGAGCCTTCGGATAAGATTTTCAATCTTGTTATGAGTGATCGGCGCTTGTCTAGACTACTTGACAACTCAAACATTAGGAAACTTTTAGTAAGGACGGAAGAAGAATTTAAGGAAATATTATCCAATCTTTCGTATTTTAACTATTACATACATCCGCAGTATAGAATAATCTTTGATTTCATACCTAGATGGGAGAAGAGTATTAAGGATGCTATTAGAAACCTAGAAATAAACAGGAACACTTTGAGAAGGTTTGGCAAGGTTTGGCTTAAGAATTTTATAACCTCATTTCCTTACGCTTTGAACTCAAAGCCTGTAAGCAGTGTTTTTGGTGTATTTAGTGGAATGGATGTGGTTGTAGTAGGAGCAGGACCTTCGCTTGATGATAATATACAACTACTCAAAGAATTGTATTCTAGGTCAGTTGTTATCTCTGTTGATACGGTTTGGAGCTATCTTGTTTCAAACCATATTATCGCTGATTTTGTTATAACTGTTGACCCTCAAGTTAGAAACTTTATATACACCATACTCAACAAAAGTTATGATAAGACAATATTCGTTGCAGATACTCTCTATCCAAGTTTGTTATACAATTTCATACCCTATCAGAACATAATTACGTTTGACTCTCCGATGAAAGTATGGCAGACAATTGCTAGGGAATTTAATGTTAGTAAGGGAGAGATTATGGTCGGAGGTTCTGTCATTTGTAGTGCTATTGACTTTGCTAACAGGCTAGGGGCAGATAGAATAATACTTGTAGGTTCAGATTTTAGTTTCCCAAACAAAAAGGTTTATTCAAAGGGGAACTATTACGAATTATCACATTTTCTATCTTCAGATATCTTCTCTCCGTATGATCAATGGAAGATACTCTCAAGGTATCCACTTCTAGAGAGAGTTTCAAAGGAAGGTAGGAATGTCTTTACAGACCCTAGAATGATAACATTTAAGGAATGGATTGAGAAATATATTCAAACAAACAAGATAAGGTTAGTCAATCTGTCAAGAGAAGGTCTTCTAATCAGTGATGAAACTACGGAAGATATCTTTCAAGGTAGCATCTCAAGAAGGGAAGAGATTGAGAAACTGAAGGGAGACTTGATAAGTTTGGATAGTAATATTAATGCCAAAGAAGTTGTTGAGTATATACATATGGTCATAAGAAGAGTTATGGATATTTTTCACAAGAGTGGTATTTATGGAGTTGTAGATGAGCTTGGTAGGAATGAGTTTCTGAAAGACCTTCTTGAGATAGGATTACAAGAAATATTGTTGAGAGAGTATTCCGAAGACGAATTTTTGAAGGTATTAGAAGATCAAGTTCTGTACATAGAAAGATTATATTACAAAGTCTACTGA
- a CDS encoding O-antigen ligase family protein, protein MNTVRSILYFLLFMIFVLSPFDILMNFSILGFNFRLVGLFIILFVMMSIFVVLRNRERVILPLWIILLLVISTLNTLFVFNSILVIRGILYSLWLWLLVIFVMSSVSVRKFLNPEIVVRVYILSFVFHALFGIVQQVSFYGFGYILFATQPGRMNGFTYEPSYFATYLSASLPLVIMLSLLSDKTDRHKYLYYIPAGIIISATIISTSKMFIVIWXLVGLCLIFLIASMIVFRKIKSNLKTIMFGSANVFLSSLVSILLIYVTMNHIPKIFSSTTTDITITKKTKQILESKEETSFGPRIEEFMKTMRVALENPIIGTSLGGIAPHKAVKSGVDPKSNPDVKMFEGMSIYAEILAGLGIIGFLIFVAFVLKLTYDSLKTSFMLMKGDEVFKSVIVFSLLSGLLIELFTLSFNQNILRFYLWNQIAVLGLALESYRKL, encoded by the coding sequence ATGAATACAGTAAGAAGCATTTTGTACTTTTTGCTGTTTATGATATTCGTTCTATCTCCATTTGACATATTGATGAATTTCAGTATTCTAGGTTTCAATTTTAGGCTAGTTGGTTTATTCATCATATTGTTTGTAATGATGAGTATATTCGTAGTTTTGAGGAATAGAGAGAGGGTTATACTACCATTATGGATCATACTTCTTTTGGTTATTTCTACGCTTAACACCCTATTTGTATTTAATTCTATTTTGGTCATAAGGGGTATTTTGTATAGTTTGTGGTTGTGGTTATTAGTGATTTTTGTTATGTCGTCTGTCAGTGTTAGGAAGTTTTTGAACCCTGAGATAGTAGTTAGGGTATATATCTTGTCTTTCGTATTTCATGCTCTATTTGGAATAGTTCAGCAGGTATCGTTTTACGGTTTTGGTTACATTCTTTTTGCTACGCAACCTGGTAGAATGAATGGATTTACCTATGAACCTTCTTATTTTGCTACATATCTATCTGCTAGCCTACCTTTAGTGATAATGTTATCTCTACTTTCAGATAAGACTGACAGACATAAGTATCTTTACTACATACCAGCAGGTATAATTATCTCCGCAACAATAATATCAACCTCAAAGATGTTTATAGTGATTTGGNTGTTGGTAGGTCTATGTTTGATATTTCTTATTGCATCTATGATTGTGTTTAGAAAGATTAAGAGTAACCTAAAGACTATTATGTTTGGATCTGCCAATGTTTTCTTATCTTCCCTGGTTAGTATTTTGTTGATCTACGTTACTATGAATCATATTCCTAAAATATTTAGTTCTACTACTACTGATATAACAATTACTAAGAAAACAAAACAAATACTTGAATCAAAAGAGGAAACATCCTTTGGACCTAGAATTGAGGAATTTATGAAGACTATGAGAGTAGCATTGGAAAATCCAATTATAGGAACTAGTCTGGGTGGAATTGCTCCTCATAAGGCGGTGAAAAGTGGTGTTGATCCAAAAAGTAATCCTGATGTTAAGATGTTTGAGGGTATGAGCATATATGCGGAGATACTAGCAGGGCTTGGAATTATAGGCTTTTTAATATTTGTTGCTTTCGTTTTGAAGTTAACCTATGATAGTTTAAAAACTTCTTTTATGTTGATGAAGGGAGATGAGGTTTTTAAGTCTGTAATTGTTTTTTCCTTGTTGTCAGGGTTGTTGATAGAATTATTTACACTATCTTTTAATCAGAATATCTTAAGGTTTTATTTGTGGAACCAGATAGCGGTTTTAGGACTGGCTCTTGAGAGTTATAGGAAACTATAG
- a CDS encoding CinA family nicotinamide mononucleotide deamidase-related protein, with protein sequence MRASLVAIGTEITKGYILDSNSNYLSRELGIIGVDVRYIIGVGDNKREIIRALEFAYSDSDLVITTGGLGPTADDMTRECVGEILNVEFILSESILEKIREKFRKYNNGEMPEINVRQAYIPKGGIIIENEVGSAPGYIIKKDNKFLISLPGVPQEMKTMFKNYLRDYISRNILKRTKKEFFVKVMGIPESKVDEIVSTMRDVEYNTIADYGVVDVIFYFDTQEYENQKQRIIKFFNNNNSSLKDAIFFFNDEPDDIPSLVKQEFLKRRLTLSTAESMTGGYLSQILTSVPGATEYFIGGVVSYSDSSKVGVLKVKEDTIRKYYATSLETTIEMARNSLEIFGSDISIAITGIAGPSTDLSKKEIGTVYIVSMDRDGKYLTKELKLFGNREKIRSSASLKAIELTIKLLQTRDKQ encoded by the coding sequence ATGAGAGCATCACTTGTTGCGATAGGAACAGAAATAACGAAAGGATACATACTTGACTCAAACTCAAACTATCTTTCAAGGGAACTTGGGATAATTGGGGTTGATGTTAGATACATCATTGGAGTGGGGGACAACAAAAGAGAAATAATTAGAGCATTGGAGTTTGCTTATAGCGACTCCGACCTTGTGATAACAACAGGCGGTCTAGGTCCTACTGCAGATGACATGACTAGAGAATGCGTTGGAGAGATTTTGAATGTTGAATTTATCCTCTCTGAAAGCATACTTGAGAAGATAAGAGAGAAGTTCCGCAAATACAACAACGGCGAGATGCCTGAGATAAATGTAAGACAAGCATACATTCCAAAAGGGGGGATTATCATTGAGAATGAGGTAGGCTCTGCACCAGGATACATCATAAAAAAGGATAACAAATTTCTAATTTCACTTCCAGGTGTTCCTCAAGAGATGAAAACTATGTTCAAAAACTACCTAAGGGACTACATCTCAAGAAATATACTCAAGAGAACCAAGAAAGAGTTTTTTGTCAAAGTTATGGGCATACCTGAATCAAAGGTTGATGAGATAGTTTCTACTATGAGAGATGTTGAGTATAACACAATAGCCGATTATGGAGTTGTTGATGTGATATTCTATTTTGACACGCAAGAATACGAAAATCAAAAGCAACGCATAATAAAGTTCTTCAACAATAATAACTCAAGCCTAAAAGATGCTATTTTCTTTTTCAATGATGAACCTGATGATATACCATCCTTAGTCAAACAAGAATTCTTGAAAAGAAGATTGACTCTCTCCACTGCCGAATCAATGACAGGAGGATACCTATCTCAAATCTTAACATCAGTTCCAGGAGCAACCGAATATTTCATAGGAGGTGTAGTTTCATATTCAGACTCATCAAAGGTAGGAGTGCTAAAAGTAAAAGAAGACACTATCAGAAAATACTATGCAACTAGTTTAGAAACAACTATTGAGATGGCAAGAAACTCTCTTGAAATATTCGGAAGCGATATTTCAATAGCTATAACTGGCATAGCGGGACCTAGCACAGACCTCTCAAAAAAGGAAATAGGGACTGTATATATAGTCTCAATGGATAGAGATGGTAAGTATCTGACAAAAGAGTTAAAACTCTTCGGCAACAGAGAGAAAATAAGAAGCTCTGCCTCACTCAAAGCTATAGAATTAACAATCAAGTTGCTACAAACACGAGATAAACAATGA